The sequence below is a genomic window from Brooklawnia cerclae.
AGGATCTCATTCGCGCCCAGGGCTGATCACCGCGGCCCGGTTCAGACAGAAAAGAGGTAACCGAAACCAATGGGAGCCACCGTTTCCCTGCGCTCAGTCACCAAGGACTTCGGCACACCGAGTGGTTCGGTACGAGCCGTCGACGATGTCTCACTCGATATCGGATCGGGGGAGGTCTTCGGCATCATCGGCTACTCGGGTGCCGGCAAGTCGACACTGGTCCGCCTGATCAACGGTCTCGAGACTCCCACGTCCGGCACCGTCGCGATCGACGGGCAGGTGATCACCGGACTGCCCGAGCGCAAGCTGCGTCCGGTGCGCGCCGGGATCGGATTCGTGTTCCAGCAGTTCAACCTCTTCTCCTCACGGACGGTCGCCAGCAACGTGGGATTCCCGTTGCGGGTGGCCGGAGTGGACAAGCGCGGGCGCGAGCGCCGGGTCGCCGAACTGCTCGACTTCGTCGGCTTGTCCGACAAGGCCGGGCAGTACCCCGATCAGCTCTCCGGTGGCCAGAAGCAGCGGGTCGGTATTGCTCGCGCTCTGGCCACCAAGCCCGACCTGCTGCTGGCGGACGAGGCCACGAGCGCGCTGGACCCCGAGACGACTCGTGACGTGCTGGACCTGCTGCGCCGGGTCAACGACCGGCTGGGGGTGACCATCGCGGTGATCACTCACGAGATGGCGGTCGTCTCCTATCTCTGTAGCCGGGTCGCGGTGATGGAGAAGGGGCGCATCGTCGAGACCGGGCCGGTCTACGACGTCTTCGCCGCGCCTCAGCAGCCGGTCACCCGGCGCTTCGTGGGAACCGCCCTGCACGACCGCCCACGGGCCGACGTCCTGGCCCGGCTACGTCAACGACATGCCGGACGCATCGTTACGGTGGCGGTCACCGACCAGAACGGCTCGTCCACGCTGCTCACCGAAGCCCTGCGCTCCCACGGGGTGGACGGAGCGGTCATCCACGGCGGCATCTCCGAGATCGACTCGCGCCCGTTGGGAGCGTTGACCCTTGAGCTGGTCGGCTCGGAGACGGCGATCGAGGACTTGCTGAGCGACCTCCGCCGGAACACCGATGTCATTGACCACGGCACCGCTCAGAACCCGGTCGACGCCGCAGACGAGGATGGAGACGCACGATGACCTCTGGAAGCCAGAGCCTCTGGCCCGTCCTGTTCGAAGCGCTGGGGCAGACCCTGCAGATGGTTCTCGTCACGTTGGGAATCGGTGGCCTGGCCGGCCTGGTTCTCGGACTGGGGCTGTACACCACACGGCAGGGCAACCTGCTGGCCAACCGCCCCGTCTACTTCGTGCTGAACCTGATCGTCAACATCATCCGGCCGATTCCCTTCATCATCTTCATCTCCGCGATGCTGCCCCTGACCATCAAGGTGACCGGGACGAGCTTCGGCCCGACCGCGGCGATCTTCCCGATGAGCATCATGGCGACCGTGGCCACCTCCCGGATCGTCGAGCAGAACATCGTCGCCCTCGACCCCGGCCTGATCGAGGCCGCTCGTGCCATGGGTGCGAGCCCGCTTCGGATCATCGCCACCGTGATCATTCCCGAGGCGCTCGGGCCGCTGA
It includes:
- a CDS encoding methionine ABC transporter ATP-binding protein, which translates into the protein MGATVSLRSVTKDFGTPSGSVRAVDDVSLDIGSGEVFGIIGYSGAGKSTLVRLINGLETPTSGTVAIDGQVITGLPERKLRPVRAGIGFVFQQFNLFSSRTVASNVGFPLRVAGVDKRGRERRVAELLDFVGLSDKAGQYPDQLSGGQKQRVGIARALATKPDLLLADEATSALDPETTRDVLDLLRRVNDRLGVTIAVITHEMAVVSYLCSRVAVMEKGRIVETGPVYDVFAAPQQPVTRRFVGTALHDRPRADVLARLRQRHAGRIVTVAVTDQNGSSTLLTEALRSHGVDGAVIHGGISEIDSRPLGALTLELVGSETAIEDLLSDLRRNTDVIDHGTAQNPVDAADEDGDAR
- a CDS encoding methionine ABC transporter permease, with the protein product MTSGSQSLWPVLFEALGQTLQMVLVTLGIGGLAGLVLGLGLYTTRQGNLLANRPVYFVLNLIVNIIRPIPFIIFISAMLPLTIKVTGTSFGPTAAIFPMSIMATVATSRIVEQNIVALDPGLIEAARAMGASPLRIIATVIIPEALGPLILGYTFLFVGITDMSAMAGAVAGGGLGDFAIVYGYQRYNFAVTWIAVGVIIVVVQLAQLIGNILARRVLRR